One Lysobacter enzymogenes DNA segment encodes these proteins:
- the murB gene encoding UDP-N-acetylmuramate dehydrogenase: MSPNVRIVRDAPLQTRNTFGVAARAPWLVSVDDARALPEALAAPPLREGLALAIGGGSNLLFAGDPDGAVLELSGRQVRVLDDDGERAILRADAGVPWHGLVMQSLEQGYAGLENLALIPGTVGACPIQNIGAYGVEVREFVHAVEAYEPGTGQWHRFDNAACAFGYRDSRFKREADRYLIAAVEFALPRHAAPKLDYAGIGEELAARGVSAPTPRDIADAVVAIRRRKLPDPAVLGNAGSFFKNPIVPAAQAQALLAQYPSMPAFRGDSEATRKLSAAWLIDGCGWKGHRDGDAGVSAAHALVLVNHGGASGAQLLDLARRIADSVRERFGVAIEPEPRIVGARW, from the coding sequence ATGAGCCCGAACGTCCGCATCGTGCGCGATGCGCCGCTGCAAACCCGCAATACCTTCGGCGTCGCCGCGCGCGCGCCGTGGCTGGTGTCGGTCGACGACGCCCGCGCCCTGCCCGAGGCGCTGGCCGCGCCGCCGCTGCGCGAAGGCCTCGCCCTGGCCATCGGCGGCGGCAGCAACCTGCTGTTCGCCGGCGATCCCGACGGCGCGGTGCTCGAACTCAGCGGCCGCCAGGTGCGGGTGCTGGACGACGACGGCGAGCGCGCGATCCTGCGCGCCGATGCCGGCGTGCCCTGGCACGGGCTGGTGATGCAGTCGCTGGAGCAAGGCTACGCCGGGCTCGAGAACCTGGCGCTGATCCCCGGCACCGTCGGCGCCTGCCCGATCCAGAACATCGGCGCCTACGGCGTGGAAGTGCGCGAGTTCGTGCATGCGGTCGAGGCCTACGAGCCGGGCACCGGCCAGTGGCACCGCTTCGACAACGCCGCCTGCGCCTTCGGCTACCGCGACAGCCGGTTCAAGCGCGAGGCCGACCGCTACCTGATCGCCGCGGTCGAATTCGCATTGCCGCGCCACGCCGCGCCCAAGCTCGACTACGCCGGCATCGGCGAGGAACTGGCCGCGCGCGGGGTGAGCGCGCCGACGCCGCGCGACATCGCCGACGCGGTCGTCGCCATCCGCCGCCGCAAGCTGCCCGACCCGGCCGTGCTCGGCAACGCCGGCAGTTTCTTCAAGAACCCGATCGTGCCGGCGGCGCAGGCGCAGGCGCTGCTGGCGCAGTACCCGTCGATGCCGGCGTTCCGCGGCGACAGCGAAGCCACCCGCAAGCTCTCGGCCGCCTGGCTGATCGACGGCTGCGGCTGGAAGGGCCACCGCGACGGCGACGCCGGCGTGTCCGCCGCGCACGCGCTGGTGCTGGTCAACCACGGCGGCGCCAGCGGCGCGCAACTGCTCGACCTCGCCCGCCGCATCGCCGACTCGGTGCGCGAGCGCTTCGGGGTGGCGATCGAACCCGAACCGCGCATCGTCGGCGCGCGCTGGTGA
- a CDS encoding DMT family transporter: MRAAGLMLASTLSFGIMAIAIRLASQSLHTFEVAFFRNLFGLMAVLPLLLSARRAELRTRQLPKYFVRCAIGMVSMLCGFWAIGHLPLAQAISLTYSTPIFVTIAAALFLHEQVRARRWAAVAAGFLGVLVIVRPGSTEFSVDSLAALAAAVLGGVISIQIKQLSRIDSANTIVLYTYAFWVPMSLIPALFVWQWPQGVAWVWIVAAGVFGTGGQVLWTHALKLGEVSALTPISFVQLPLVSVAGWLWFHETLDRYTVIGAAIILGSNAYIAHREALLARKKASAAATAGAAPGE; the protein is encoded by the coding sequence ATGCGCGCCGCCGGCCTGATGCTGGCAAGCACGCTGAGCTTCGGCATCATGGCCATCGCCATCCGCCTGGCCTCGCAATCGCTGCACACCTTCGAAGTCGCGTTCTTCCGCAACCTGTTCGGGCTGATGGCGGTGCTGCCGCTGCTGCTGAGCGCGCGCCGCGCCGAACTGCGCACGCGCCAGCTGCCCAAGTACTTCGTGCGCTGCGCGATCGGCATGGTGTCGATGCTGTGCGGGTTCTGGGCGATCGGCCACCTGCCGCTGGCGCAGGCGATCTCGCTGACCTACTCCACCCCGATCTTCGTCACCATCGCCGCGGCGCTGTTCCTGCACGAACAGGTGCGCGCGCGGCGCTGGGCGGCGGTCGCCGCCGGCTTCCTCGGCGTGCTGGTGATCGTGCGCCCGGGCTCGACCGAGTTCTCGGTCGACAGCCTCGCCGCGCTGGCCGCGGCGGTGCTCGGCGGGGTGATCTCGATCCAGATCAAGCAACTGTCCCGGATCGACTCGGCCAACACCATCGTCCTGTACACCTACGCGTTCTGGGTGCCGATGTCGCTGATTCCCGCGCTGTTCGTGTGGCAGTGGCCGCAGGGCGTCGCCTGGGTCTGGATCGTCGCCGCCGGCGTGTTCGGCACCGGCGGCCAGGTGCTGTGGACGCATGCGCTCAAGCTCGGCGAAGTCTCGGCGCTGACGCCGATCAGCTTCGTGCAGTTGCCGCTGGTGTCGGTCGCCGGCTGGCTGTGGTTCCACGAGACGCTGGACCGCTACACGGTGATCGGCGCAGCGATCATCCTCGGCTCGAACGCGTACATCGCCCATCGCGAGGCGCTGCTGGCGCGCAAGAAGGCATCGGCGGCGGCCACCGCGGGGGCGGCGCCGGGCGAATAG